Proteins from a genomic interval of Longimicrobium sp.:
- a CDS encoding type II toxin-antitoxin system PemK/MazF family toxin has protein sequence MKRFDVYLTRLDPTKGSEIQKTRPCLIISPNEMNRPLKTVIIAPMTTRGRPYPSRVDCVFGGKNGQVALDQIRTVDKTRLGQRLGDLDRPTRKLVLDTLARMFAP, from the coding sequence GTGAAGCGGTTCGACGTCTATCTCACGCGGCTCGACCCCACAAAGGGTAGCGAGATCCAGAAGACACGCCCCTGCCTGATCATCTCTCCCAACGAGATGAATCGTCCCTTGAAGACCGTGATCATAGCGCCGATGACCACCCGCGGACGTCCATATCCCAGCAGGGTCGATTGCGTGTTCGGCGGGAAGAACGGGCAGGTTGCGCTGGACCAGATCCGAACCGTCGACAAGACGCGATTGGGACAACGCCTGGGTGATCTCGATCGACCTACTCGCAAGCTCGTGCTGGACACGCTGGCGCGGATGTTCGCTCCCTAG
- a CDS encoding response regulator: MSRTILLVEDHEDNRIVYRTMLEHFGYRVLLAGDGGEGVRMAREHHPDLILMDVSIPVMDGWEATAALKADSATASIPIIALTAHALAADRERAVEVGCDGYLAKPVEPRRVLEEVRRFLGDEP, from the coding sequence GTGAGCCGAACCATCCTGCTCGTCGAGGACCACGAAGACAACCGCATCGTGTACCGCACGATGCTGGAGCACTTCGGCTACCGCGTGCTCTTGGCCGGCGACGGTGGCGAGGGGGTGCGGATGGCCCGCGAGCACCACCCGGACCTGATCCTGATGGACGTGTCGATCCCGGTGATGGACGGCTGGGAGGCCACCGCCGCCCTCAAGGCCGACTCCGCCACCGCGTCGATCCCCATCATCGCGCTGACGGCGCACGCGCTGGCCGCCGACCGCGAGCGCGCGGTGGAGGTCGGCTGCGACGGCTACCTGGCCAAGCCGGTGGAGCCGCGCCGCGTCCTCGAGGAGGTCCGCCGCTTCCTGGGCGATGAGCCCTGA
- a CDS encoding helix-turn-helix transcriptional regulator encodes MRRKAVELSAFFERLRQILDDRGLSQADLARELGVGVATVSEWFTRGRVPNGDVMLRLPGALRVNGHWLLTGEGPREREPAPQGDPYLRGAGDAIQRLAQALDDVARRFGAPAGGPDPSPEST; translated from the coding sequence GTGCGCCGCAAGGCGGTGGAGCTTTCGGCCTTTTTCGAGCGGCTGCGCCAGATCCTGGACGACCGCGGCCTGTCGCAGGCCGACCTGGCGCGCGAGCTGGGCGTGGGCGTGGCCACGGTGAGCGAGTGGTTCACCCGCGGCCGCGTGCCCAACGGCGACGTGATGCTGCGCCTGCCGGGCGCGCTGCGGGTCAACGGCCACTGGCTGCTGACCGGCGAGGGCCCGCGCGAGCGCGAGCCGGCGCCGCAGGGCGACCCGTACCTTCGCGGCGCGGGCGACGCCATCCAGCGGCTCGCGCAGGCGCTGGACGACGTGGCGCGGCGCTTCGGCGCGCCGGCCGGCGGGCCCGATCCGTCTCCCGAATCGACCTGA
- the fmdA gene encoding formamidase, producing the protein MPTTLIGVDLRRPPEEQYPRPHNRWHPDIPPVASVDPGSVFRMECLDLSGGQIVNSDTADDVRDLDLAQLHYLSGPVAVNGARPGDLLVVDVLDIGPLSGAEWGYTGILDRHTGTGLLTDEYPEARKAIWDLNGIYATSRHVQDVRFAALPHPGTIGCAPSPERLARWNRRELKATATHGGHFAQGTAVPQAEGALLGMLDGARAERIAGEAARTWAARENGGNLDVKELARGSRAYLPVYVPGANLSVGDLQFSQGDGKITGLGGVKMAGYIDLHVDLIPDGINRTGITSPVFEPAPTERGYSEFVTFQGISVDENDTQHYLDVWVAYRMACRHAIRHLQRFGFAGEQVYVLLAAAPVHGHISCMLEHPNVCCTVAVPSGIFDFDVGPRAEIRSAPRGELARPG; encoded by the coding sequence GTGCCGACCACCCTGATCGGCGTCGACCTGCGGCGCCCGCCCGAGGAGCAGTACCCGCGTCCCCACAACCGCTGGCATCCCGACATCCCCCCGGTCGCCTCCGTCGATCCGGGGTCGGTGTTCCGCATGGAGTGCCTGGACCTGTCGGGCGGGCAGATCGTGAACAGCGACACCGCCGACGACGTGCGCGACCTCGACCTGGCCCAGCTCCACTACCTGAGCGGCCCGGTGGCGGTGAACGGCGCGCGCCCGGGCGACCTGCTGGTGGTGGACGTGCTCGACATCGGCCCGCTGTCCGGCGCGGAGTGGGGATACACGGGGATCCTGGACCGGCACACGGGGACAGGGCTGCTGACCGACGAGTATCCCGAGGCACGCAAGGCCATCTGGGACCTGAACGGGATCTACGCCACCTCGCGCCACGTGCAGGACGTGCGCTTCGCCGCGCTCCCGCACCCGGGGACGATCGGGTGCGCGCCGTCGCCCGAGCGGCTGGCGCGCTGGAACCGCCGCGAGCTGAAGGCCACCGCCACGCACGGCGGCCACTTCGCGCAGGGGACCGCGGTGCCGCAGGCCGAGGGCGCGTTGCTGGGGATGCTCGACGGCGCGCGCGCCGAGCGCATCGCGGGCGAGGCGGCGCGCACCTGGGCGGCGCGCGAGAACGGCGGCAACCTCGACGTGAAGGAGCTGGCCCGCGGCTCGCGCGCCTACCTCCCGGTCTACGTCCCCGGCGCCAACCTCTCCGTGGGCGACCTGCAGTTCTCGCAGGGCGACGGGAAGATCACCGGGCTGGGCGGGGTGAAGATGGCGGGGTACATCGACCTGCACGTGGACCTGATCCCCGACGGCATCAACCGCACGGGGATCACCAGCCCGGTGTTCGAGCCGGCCCCCACCGAGCGCGGCTACTCCGAGTTCGTCACCTTCCAGGGGATCTCGGTCGACGAGAACGACACCCAGCACTACCTGGACGTGTGGGTGGCGTACCGGATGGCCTGCCGCCACGCCATCCGGCACCTGCAGCGCTTCGGATTCGCCGGCGAGCAGGTGTACGTGCTGCTGGCCGCCGCGCCCGTGCACGGCCACATCTCGTGCATGCTCGAGCACCCCAACGTGTGCTGCACGGTGGCCGTCCCCAGCGGGATCTTCGACTTCGACGTCGGCCCGCGCGCCGAGATCCGCTCCGCCCCGCGCGGCGAGCTGGCCCGGCCGGGGTGA
- a CDS encoding IS5 family transposase gives MSNRKKYPSDVSDEEWAFVAPYLALISVTAPQREHSLREVFNGLRWIVKTGSPWRYMPNDLPPWAAVYQQTQRWIRAEVFESMTKDLRALIRLLQGRNEQPTGSVIDARTLRSTPESGHRAGNDPHKKTRGSKVHISVDTLGNLLAVVVTSASAQDRDAVAALAHATQKTTGENVELAYVDGAYRGPQASDAAKEHGIRLEVVMVPEAVKGFVLLPKRWVVERSFAWLTRFRRLAKDYERLPETLAGLHFIAFACLMLAKAYKLLEIGS, from the coding sequence ATGTCGAATCGCAAAAAGTACCCGAGTGATGTCAGCGACGAGGAATGGGCCTTCGTCGCACCGTATCTGGCCCTGATCAGCGTGACAGCTCCCCAGCGCGAGCACTCGTTACGCGAGGTTTTCAACGGCCTGCGCTGGATCGTCAAAACCGGCTCGCCATGGCGGTACATGCCGAACGACCTGCCGCCGTGGGCTGCCGTTTACCAGCAGACGCAGCGCTGGATCCGGGCCGAGGTATTCGAATCCATGACGAAGGACCTCCGGGCGCTCATCCGGCTGCTCCAGGGCCGCAACGAGCAGCCTACCGGCTCGGTGATCGACGCACGCACGCTGCGCTCCACGCCCGAGAGCGGGCACCGGGCGGGCAACGATCCGCACAAGAAGACCCGCGGGTCCAAGGTGCACATCTCGGTCGACACGCTCGGCAACCTGCTTGCGGTCGTGGTCACCTCCGCCAGCGCCCAGGACCGCGATGCCGTTGCCGCGCTCGCCCACGCGACGCAGAAGACCACGGGCGAAAACGTCGAGTTGGCCTACGTCGACGGCGCGTATCGCGGACCGCAGGCAAGCGACGCAGCCAAGGAGCATGGAATCCGCCTCGAAGTCGTCATGGTCCCGGAGGCGGTGAAGGGCTTCGTGCTCCTGCCCAAGCGCTGGGTCGTCGAGCGCAGCTTCGCCTGGCTCACGCGATTCCGCAGGTTGGCCAAGGACTACGAGCGATTGCCTGAGACGCTGGCCGGTCTGCATTTCATCGCCTTTGCCTGTCTCATGCTGGCGAAGGCCTACAAGCTGCTCGAGATCGGTTCATAA
- a CDS encoding MoxR family ATPase produces MYSEPLRRPAIRTPREVHPLATAEKEIETLLGDAAQLRAQVQRRIVGQERVLEEVIICLLAGGHALLVGVPGLAKTLLVRTLAQALELEFKRVQFTPDLMPGDITGTEVIEEDRTTGRRAARFIRGPVFTQVLLADEINRTPPKTQAALLEAMQEGRVTAGGEDLLLPRPFFVLATQNPIEQEGTYPLPEAQLDRFMLDIRLDYPSADEEVEILRATTGTLDADVQPVLDAERVLTLQRWTREVPVADNVLAYAASLVRATRPADGSATDDVKRWVRWGAGPRAGQALILGAKARALLAGRFHVTPDDVRRVALPVLRHRVLVNFHAEAEGVSTDAVVSRLLQAVEPPRSGL; encoded by the coding sequence TTGTATTCCGAGCCGCTCCGCCGACCGGCGATCCGAACTCCACGCGAGGTACATCCCCTGGCTACCGCCGAGAAGGAAATCGAGACCCTGCTGGGCGACGCGGCCCAGCTCCGCGCGCAGGTGCAGCGCCGCATCGTGGGCCAGGAGCGCGTGCTGGAGGAGGTGATCATCTGCCTCCTGGCGGGCGGCCACGCGCTCCTCGTCGGCGTTCCCGGGCTGGCGAAGACGCTGCTGGTGCGGACGCTGGCGCAGGCGCTGGAGCTGGAGTTCAAGCGCGTGCAGTTCACCCCCGACCTGATGCCGGGCGACATCACCGGCACGGAGGTGATCGAGGAGGACCGGACCACGGGGCGCCGCGCGGCGCGCTTCATCCGCGGCCCCGTGTTCACCCAGGTGCTGCTGGCCGACGAGATCAACCGCACGCCGCCGAAGACGCAGGCCGCGCTGCTCGAGGCCATGCAGGAGGGCCGCGTGACCGCCGGCGGCGAGGACCTCCTCCTCCCGCGCCCCTTCTTCGTCCTCGCCACGCAGAACCCGATCGAGCAGGAGGGGACGTATCCGCTTCCCGAGGCGCAGCTCGATCGCTTCATGCTCGACATCCGGCTGGACTACCCCAGCGCGGACGAGGAGGTGGAGATCCTTCGCGCCACGACGGGCACGCTCGACGCCGACGTGCAGCCGGTGCTGGACGCCGAGCGCGTGCTGACGCTGCAGCGCTGGACGCGCGAGGTGCCCGTCGCCGACAACGTCCTGGCCTACGCCGCCTCGCTCGTCCGCGCCACCCGCCCGGCCGACGGGAGCGCGACGGACGACGTGAAGCGCTGGGTGCGCTGGGGCGCCGGCCCGCGCGCCGGACAGGCGCTGATCCTGGGCGCAAAGGCGCGCGCGCTTCTCGCCGGCCGCTTCCACGTGACTCCCGACGACGTGCGGCGCGTGGCGCTTCCGGTGCTGCGCCACCGCGTGCTGGTGAACTTCCACGCCGAGGCCGAGGGCGTGTCGACCGACGCCGTGGTCTCCCGCCTCCTCCAGGCCGTCGAGCCGCCGCGGAGCGGGTTGTGA
- a CDS encoding DUF58 domain-containing protein, with product MTASTDFLPPGLLEHLGGLELIARTVVRGFQAGIHRSPLRGAGEDFAKHRDYQQGDDVRYLDWKLYARTDRLYVREFEERSNLQAYVVVDASASMEYAGAGGVSKLRYASYLAAALAHLMIGAGDAVGLAAFGAGARLLLAPRARKGHLHDLLLNLERLRPGGSEGAAAVLDRVGTQMRRGGRVIVISDLLEEDGGDALAVAAGRLRARGDEVIVLRVLTPEETGDATPDAGLFFDPERPARQVPATPRADPGYARRVGEYFAMLADRLRERGVEYVPLSTAEPVEQALVAWVNRRRGT from the coding sequence ATGACCGCCTCCACCGACTTCCTCCCGCCCGGCCTCCTCGAGCACCTCGGCGGGCTCGAGCTGATCGCGCGCACGGTGGTCCGCGGCTTCCAGGCGGGGATCCACCGTTCGCCATTGCGCGGGGCGGGCGAGGACTTCGCGAAGCACCGCGACTACCAGCAGGGCGACGACGTCCGCTACCTGGACTGGAAGCTGTATGCGCGCACCGACCGGCTGTACGTGCGCGAGTTCGAGGAGCGCTCCAATCTCCAGGCGTACGTGGTGGTCGATGCGTCCGCGTCGATGGAGTACGCGGGCGCGGGCGGCGTGTCGAAGCTGCGCTACGCCTCGTACCTGGCCGCCGCGCTCGCGCACCTGATGATCGGCGCGGGCGACGCGGTCGGGCTGGCCGCGTTCGGCGCGGGGGCGCGGCTGCTGTTGGCGCCGAGGGCGCGCAAGGGCCATCTCCACGACCTGCTGCTGAACCTGGAGCGGCTGCGCCCCGGCGGCTCCGAAGGCGCCGCCGCCGTGCTGGATCGCGTGGGCACGCAGATGCGCCGCGGCGGGCGCGTCATCGTCATCTCCGACCTGCTGGAGGAGGATGGCGGAGATGCGCTCGCCGTCGCCGCCGGCCGCCTCCGCGCGCGCGGCGACGAGGTGATCGTGCTGCGCGTGCTGACGCCGGAGGAGACGGGGGATGCGACGCCGGACGCGGGTCTCTTCTTCGACCCCGAGCGTCCGGCGCGGCAGGTCCCCGCCACGCCGCGCGCGGACCCCGGCTACGCCCGCCGCGTCGGCGAGTATTTCGCGATGCTGGCGGACCGGTTGCGCGAGCGCGGCGTGGAGTACGTGCCGCTCTCCACCGCCGAGCCGGTGGAGCAGGCGCTGGTCGCGTGGGTCAACCGCCGGCGGGGGACGTGA
- a CDS encoding BatA domain-containing protein: MGQPPAGDVITFGTPAFLLAGALAALVPLALHLIRRRPPSRAPLPTERFLSPDPRTAVRVSRPTDPLLLALRMLLLVLAGAAFARPVWFPAARGTREVVLLDTGAGIGDAWPQAVAEARRRLLAPDGTLRGELVLFDTLGVRMHRVTEATFATLAGSPPSRAPSRYSAALRSIPAAARELRGADSIRVTLITRPRWSAWSDGIAPLRRAAWPGAIEVVAIQGAAAADSARVDTASREAIYLVGDRPAPVAYAKLALEATGWTVRDVPAANAVSMGSARLAVVAAPVPAATADALRLHAESGATVLVTAPAAASFRDLLPWRGAMRVDSTGGAMWLASGEHVSGAATRVSGDAAPDAAAIAAWEDGRPAAAARRIGRGCIVFAATDLERGEMTLDAAYPRVIDHLARGCESPAPGDGEAPLDAGARAVLRGRGPAVVAAGAVPGAGGGIALGRWVMAAALLAALTETFFAYGRTKSA, translated from the coding sequence GTGGGTCAACCGCCGGCGGGGGACGTGATCACCTTCGGCACGCCCGCGTTCCTGCTGGCCGGCGCGCTGGCCGCGCTGGTGCCGCTGGCGCTGCACCTGATCCGCCGCCGCCCGCCATCGCGCGCGCCGCTGCCGACCGAGCGCTTCCTGTCGCCCGACCCGCGCACCGCCGTCCGCGTCAGCCGGCCGACGGATCCGCTCCTCCTGGCCCTGCGGATGCTGCTGCTGGTGCTGGCCGGCGCGGCGTTCGCGCGCCCGGTCTGGTTCCCCGCGGCGCGCGGCACCCGCGAGGTGGTGCTGCTCGACACCGGCGCGGGAATTGGCGACGCGTGGCCGCAAGCGGTCGCCGAGGCGCGCCGCCGCCTGCTCGCGCCGGATGGCACGCTGCGTGGTGAGCTGGTGCTGTTCGACACCCTCGGCGTCCGCATGCACCGCGTGACCGAGGCGACGTTCGCCACGCTCGCCGGCTCGCCGCCGTCGCGCGCGCCCAGCCGCTACTCCGCCGCGCTGCGCTCCATCCCCGCCGCCGCGCGCGAGCTTCGCGGCGCGGACTCGATCCGCGTCACGCTCATCACCCGGCCGCGATGGAGCGCGTGGAGCGACGGCATCGCCCCGCTTCGCCGCGCCGCGTGGCCGGGCGCGATCGAGGTGGTGGCGATCCAGGGCGCGGCGGCGGCCGATTCGGCGCGAGTAGATACCGCCTCCCGCGAGGCGATCTACCTCGTCGGTGATCGCCCTGCGCCCGTCGCGTACGCGAAGCTGGCGCTGGAGGCGACGGGATGGACGGTGCGTGACGTCCCCGCCGCGAACGCCGTCTCCATGGGGAGCGCGCGGCTCGCCGTCGTCGCCGCTCCCGTCCCCGCGGCGACGGCGGATGCGCTGCGGCTCCACGCCGAGTCGGGGGCGACGGTGCTGGTGACCGCGCCCGCCGCCGCGTCCTTCCGCGACCTCCTCCCCTGGCGCGGGGCGATGCGCGTGGACAGCACGGGTGGCGCGATGTGGCTGGCCTCGGGCGAGCACGTCTCCGGCGCGGCGACGCGCGTTTCAGGAGATGCGGCGCCTGACGCGGCGGCCATCGCGGCGTGGGAGGACGGCCGTCCCGCGGCGGCCGCGCGGCGCATCGGGCGTGGCTGCATCGTGTTCGCGGCGACCGATCTGGAGCGGGGGGAGATGACGCTCGACGCGGCGTATCCCCGCGTGATCGACCACCTCGCGCGCGGCTGCGAATCTCCCGCTCCCGGCGACGGAGAGGCGCCGCTGGACGCGGGTGCGCGCGCCGTGCTGCGCGGGCGCGGACCGGCCGTCGTGGCCGCGGGCGCGGTCCCCGGCGCGGGCGGCGGGATCGCGCTCGGGCGCTGGGTGATGGCGGCGGCGCTGCTGGCGGCGCTCACCGAAACGTTTTTCGCCTACGGTCGTACGAAATCGGCATGA
- a CDS encoding DUF4159 domain-containing protein, whose product MTRPLRIVRRALRAAAALVLAASGAAAAVKPAPFVFATARYDSGDWDSAPLVPTNLIHSIAQYTSIPVAPQGAVVDLASPELFRFPFIYLTGHLPVRFSQQESANLKAYVERGGFVFIDDHNHDVDGAFHRTATAELRRVFGAGALRDLPNDHELYRAFFTFPEGPPTTSHELNGWGDNLVHEHLQGIVVNGRLGVLYSNKDYSSEWGYHFRNKRFQSLDNTRFGVNIIVYALTR is encoded by the coding sequence GTGACGCGTCCTTTGCGGATCGTGCGCCGCGCGCTTCGCGCCGCCGCCGCGCTGGTTCTCGCCGCGTCCGGGGCCGCCGCGGCGGTGAAGCCGGCGCCATTCGTGTTCGCGACGGCGCGCTACGACTCGGGGGACTGGGACTCGGCGCCGCTGGTGCCCACGAACCTGATCCACTCCATCGCGCAGTACACCTCCATCCCGGTGGCGCCGCAGGGCGCGGTGGTGGACCTGGCCAGCCCGGAGCTCTTCCGCTTTCCGTTCATCTACCTGACCGGCCATCTCCCGGTCCGTTTCAGCCAGCAGGAGAGCGCGAACCTGAAGGCGTACGTGGAGCGCGGCGGGTTCGTCTTCATCGACGACCACAATCACGACGTGGACGGCGCCTTCCACCGCACGGCCACGGCGGAGCTGCGCCGCGTCTTCGGCGCGGGCGCGCTGCGCGACCTGCCGAACGACCACGAGCTCTACCGCGCCTTCTTCACCTTCCCCGAGGGGCCGCCCACCACGAGCCACGAGCTGAACGGGTGGGGCGACAACCTGGTGCACGAGCACCTGCAGGGAATCGTGGTGAACGGGCGGCTGGGCGTGCTCTACAGCAACAAGGACTACAGCTCCGAATGGGGCTACCACTTCCGCAACAAGCGCTTCCAGTCGCTCGACAACACGCGCTTCGGCGTCAACATCATCGTGTACGCGCTCACGCGATGA